In Pyxidicoccus xibeiensis, the following proteins share a genomic window:
- a CDS encoding exonuclease/endonuclease/phosphatase family protein: MRRPSFLSRAVVLLVVLCVPTLAQAASYLRVVSWNLRHEGWSAEQTYLDDAKQLWNQFGANSTSNNGCDLVFLQEVMNASVMPAIAQALTQVSGVSWSYAQTPLIGRSSYKEMYAVLYRTDTVSLLSSTVYSDTGDKFEREPQIVKVRHTPTGADYTFINWHAIWGTAAERDVEVRNIDTVFKSVQDGSGTDQDVILLGDHNMACTGASWTELAGLAPAVSCRLDVATTINLSGAFVSAYDHFWMQNTYVTEFSTVGRDYIANMSDFVTRLADHAPVYLSLYSSSDTD, from the coding sequence ATGAGACGGCCGTCCTTCTTGTCGCGCGCGGTGGTGTTGCTGGTGGTGCTCTGCGTTCCCACGCTGGCGCAGGCGGCGTCCTACCTGCGGGTGGTGAGCTGGAACCTGCGCCACGAAGGGTGGTCCGCGGAGCAGACGTACCTGGATGACGCGAAGCAGCTCTGGAACCAGTTCGGTGCGAACAGCACGTCGAACAACGGCTGTGACCTGGTGTTCCTGCAGGAGGTGATGAACGCCAGCGTGATGCCCGCGATTGCCCAGGCGCTCACGCAGGTGTCCGGCGTGTCGTGGAGCTACGCGCAGACGCCGCTCATCGGCCGCTCGTCGTACAAGGAGATGTACGCGGTGCTGTACCGGACGGACACGGTGTCGCTGCTGTCGTCCACGGTGTACAGCGACACGGGCGACAAGTTCGAGCGCGAGCCGCAAATCGTGAAGGTGCGCCACACGCCCACGGGCGCGGACTACACCTTCATCAACTGGCACGCCATCTGGGGCACCGCCGCCGAGCGCGACGTGGAGGTGCGCAACATCGACACGGTGTTCAAGTCGGTGCAGGACGGCAGCGGCACGGACCAGGACGTCATCCTGCTGGGCGACCACAACATGGCCTGCACCGGAGCGTCGTGGACGGAGCTGGCGGGGCTGGCTCCAGCGGTGTCGTGCCGGCTGGACGTGGCCACCACCATCAACCTGAGCGGCGCCTTCGTCAGCGCGTATGACCACTTCTGGATGCAGAACACGTACGTGACGGAGTTCTCCACGGTGGGCCGGGACTACATCGCCAACATGTCTGACTTCGTCACCCGGCTGGCGGACCACGCGCCCGTCTACCTGTCCCTGTACTCCAGCAGCGACACGGATTGA
- a CDS encoding Ig-like domain-containing protein translates to MRLVHATALLATCAILALTGCNDDSPDTPDAGTQPDAGDTAPPTVTGTTPAADEAHVAATAAITVRFSEPMKSGAGTVRVAVDGASRALGSGTWQANAFTVQPVEALPPGARVQVTVETDFEDAAGNRLASPLTFHFNVHGTAAPRPHVTASTPAEGATSVLPVELYKEGEQSLALRKVVTLTFSEPMDPTAAQVTLTDVTTPANAPRALTGTWSQDSLTLTVAIPRPESDLPPLEQENRYSLDVTGLKSATGQPVSTTHAGLGDGKLDFTTGRRSADVEHACTHALVNPTVDVTAGSAPTGSMPATDSGHAYYRLTLPANGASFQGYTEVVTFPDEDQTVALYLNQSVDVAVHDTTEGEELLASTREPAAPVCLPAITHVVKFPAPAGDRFLRLTFGPTPHQVLTFVFERY, encoded by the coding sequence ATGCGCCTCGTCCATGCCACCGCCCTGCTCGCCACCTGCGCCATCCTCGCCCTGACTGGCTGCAACGATGACTCGCCTGACACCCCGGACGCGGGCACGCAGCCGGACGCGGGAGACACGGCGCCCCCCACCGTGACGGGCACCACCCCCGCGGCAGACGAAGCCCACGTGGCCGCCACCGCCGCCATCACCGTGCGCTTCAGCGAGCCCATGAAGTCCGGCGCCGGCACCGTGCGCGTGGCGGTGGACGGCGCGTCGCGGGCGCTGGGCTCGGGCACGTGGCAGGCGAACGCCTTCACCGTGCAGCCGGTGGAAGCGCTGCCTCCGGGCGCGCGCGTCCAGGTCACGGTGGAGACGGACTTCGAGGACGCGGCCGGCAACCGGCTGGCGTCACCGCTCACCTTCCACTTCAACGTGCATGGGACGGCGGCGCCCCGGCCTCACGTCACCGCGTCCACCCCCGCCGAGGGCGCCACCAGCGTGCTGCCCGTGGAGCTGTACAAGGAGGGCGAGCAGAGCCTGGCCCTGCGCAAGGTCGTCACGCTCACCTTCAGCGAGCCCATGGACCCCACCGCGGCGCAGGTGACGCTGACGGACGTCACCACCCCGGCCAATGCGCCGCGCGCGCTGACGGGCACCTGGTCCCAGGACAGCCTCACGCTGACGGTGGCCATCCCCCGGCCGGAGTCGGACCTGCCGCCGCTGGAGCAGGAGAACCGGTACTCGCTGGACGTGACGGGACTGAAGAGCGCCACGGGCCAGCCGGTGAGCACGACGCACGCGGGGCTGGGCGACGGGAAGCTGGACTTCACCACCGGCCGGCGCAGCGCCGACGTCGAGCACGCCTGCACCCACGCGCTGGTCAACCCGACGGTGGACGTCACCGCGGGCAGCGCGCCGACGGGCTCCATGCCCGCCACGGACTCGGGTCACGCCTACTACCGCCTGACGCTGCCGGCGAATGGCGCGTCCTTCCAGGGCTACACGGAGGTGGTGACGTTCCCCGACGAGGACCAGACGGTGGCGCTGTACCTGAACCAGTCCGTCGACGTAGCGGTGCACGACACGACGGAGGGGGAGGAGCTGCTCGCCTCTACGCGGGAGCCCGCCGCGCCCGTCTGCCTCCCCGCGATTACGCACGTCGTGAAGTTCCCTGCCCCCGCCGGAGACCGCTTCCTGCGCCTCACCTTCGGGCCGACGCCGCATCAAGTCCTCACCTTCGTCTTCGAGCGGTACTGA